In a single window of the Synechococcus sp. MW101C3 genome:
- a CDS encoding chlorophyll a/b-binding protein encodes MVLQPPIVPQRRLPRFGFHHHTELLNGRLAMLGFIALLAVEWKLGHGLLVWP; translated from the coding sequence ATGGTTCTCCAACCCCCGATCGTCCCGCAGCGCCGCCTCCCGCGCTTCGGCTTCCACCACCACACCGAGCTATTGAACGGCCGCCTCGCCATGCTTGGCTTCATCGCTCTGCTGGCCGTGGAGTGGAAGCTGGGTCATGGCCTGCTGGTGTGGCCCTGA
- a CDS encoding DNA-directed RNA polymerase subunit beta': protein MTSTPSTSTSDQGRRNAPLTKEAPRFINKEINKKALRNLVAWAYKHHGTAATASMADELKDLGFHYATQAAVSISVEDLRIPVQKVRLLEEAEQQITDTEERYRLGEITEVERHTKVIDTWTETNERLVEEVKKNFNDNDPLNSVWMMANSGARGNMSQVRQLVGMRGLMANPQGEIIDLPIRTNFREGLTVTEYVISSYGARKGLVDTALRTADSGYLTRRLVDVAQDVIVREDDCGTTRGIPIQADEKGRFQAKLVGRLAAEPVVASSGEVLVERDGEIDKPITALIEAAGVRTVLVRSPLTCEAARSVCRKCYGWALAHNQLVDLGEAVGIIAAQSIGEPGTQLTMRTFHTGGVSTAETGVVRSLLEGVAEFGPKARVRQHRTPHGVEAQIAETDFTLSVIPSAKGKVQKVDVTGGSILFVSNGQSIPADTVLAQISAGTSVKKSVEKGTKDVICDLAGQVRYEDVIQPREVTDRQGNITLKAQRLGRMWVLAGDVYNLPPNAQPVVAGNKPVTTGDVLAESRLVSEHGGAVRLRESAGDSREVQIVTASLTLKDCKLVHESTHSGETWHLEGKDNSRYVVRTHPGSKIGTGEVIAELADDRFRTQTGGMVKYAPGLSIKKARSAKNGYEVSKGGTLLWIPTETHEINKDISLLMIEDGQWIEAGTEVVKDIFSQIAGIVTVTQKNDILREIIVRSGTLHLVSDSKVLGRYADEGKLHNPGEEIAPGLVTEAMVYVEAVDTPEGGALLLRPVEEYTIPDQAHLPELGTIKQNGGPSLGLKATQRLTYKDGEVIKSVEGVELLRTQLILETFDTTPQMTVDVEVVPDKRAKTIERLQLVILETLLVRRDTLSDASHGSTHTKLQVEDGMAVKSGDVVATTQILCKENGLVQLPDPVDGEPVRRLIVERAHDTKDVDCGSAAIAVTVGQRLVDGELLAEGIRADCCGQVEAISGSTITIRLGRPYMVSPDSVLHVRDGELVQRGDALALLVFERQKTGDIVQGLPRIEELLEARRPRESAVLSRRSGTVQIKQGEDDDTVTVTVIESDDAQTDYQLSHGRNAMVNDAQQVSAGEMLTDGPINPHELLECYFEDLRSRKPSMEAAQEAISKLQFRMVQEVQNVYKSQGVTIDDKHIEVIVRQMTSKVRIEDAGDTTLLPGELIELRQVEQVNQAMAITGGAPAEFTPVLLGITKASLNTDSFISAASFQETTRVLTEAAIEGKSDWLRGLKENVIIGRLIPAGTGFGGFEEELRSEAGPHPDILDEESGGYRRVANLRPDYTVEMPAATAVAAPAVLDDPSEDELDAVRSKRGIEATASTFAAFARPSVEEGLEEELIPDPAAVEGLLEEGLLSDD from the coding sequence ATGACCAGCACACCTTCCACCTCCACGTCCGATCAGGGTCGCCGCAACGCTCCCCTGACCAAAGAAGCCCCCCGCTTCATCAACAAGGAGATCAACAAGAAGGCGTTGCGCAACCTGGTGGCGTGGGCCTATAAGCACCACGGCACAGCGGCCACCGCCTCGATGGCGGATGAGCTGAAGGACCTTGGCTTCCACTACGCCACCCAGGCGGCCGTTTCAATCTCGGTGGAAGATCTGCGGATTCCTGTGCAGAAGGTGCGCCTCCTCGAGGAAGCCGAGCAGCAGATCACCGATACCGAAGAACGCTATCGGCTCGGCGAAATCACCGAGGTGGAGCGCCATACCAAGGTGATCGACACCTGGACCGAAACAAACGAGCGTCTGGTCGAGGAAGTCAAGAAGAACTTCAACGACAACGACCCGCTCAACTCCGTCTGGATGATGGCCAACTCCGGCGCCCGGGGCAACATGTCCCAGGTGCGGCAGTTGGTGGGCATGCGCGGCCTGATGGCCAACCCTCAGGGGGAGATCATCGACCTGCCGATCCGCACCAACTTCCGCGAAGGGCTCACGGTCACCGAGTACGTGATCTCGTCCTACGGCGCCCGCAAGGGTCTGGTGGACACGGCTCTGCGTACCGCCGACTCCGGCTACCTCACCCGCCGTCTGGTGGACGTGGCCCAGGACGTGATCGTGCGGGAAGACGACTGCGGCACCACTCGCGGCATCCCCATTCAGGCCGATGAAAAAGGCCGTTTCCAGGCCAAGCTGGTCGGCCGCCTGGCTGCGGAGCCTGTGGTGGCTTCCTCCGGCGAGGTGCTGGTCGAGCGTGATGGCGAAATCGATAAGCCGATCACGGCGCTGATCGAAGCCGCCGGTGTGCGCACCGTGCTGGTGCGCTCTCCGCTCACCTGTGAGGCCGCCCGTTCGGTTTGCCGCAAGTGCTACGGCTGGGCTCTGGCCCACAACCAGCTGGTGGACCTGGGTGAAGCCGTCGGCATCATCGCTGCTCAGTCGATCGGTGAGCCCGGCACCCAGCTCACCATGCGCACCTTCCACACCGGTGGTGTGTCCACGGCTGAAACCGGGGTGGTGCGCTCGCTGCTGGAAGGGGTGGCGGAATTCGGCCCCAAGGCCCGAGTGCGTCAGCACCGCACGCCCCATGGCGTGGAGGCTCAGATTGCCGAAACCGATTTCACCCTTTCGGTGATTCCGAGCGCCAAGGGCAAGGTGCAGAAGGTGGATGTCACTGGCGGCTCCATCCTGTTCGTCTCCAACGGCCAATCGATCCCGGCCGACACGGTCCTGGCCCAGATCTCGGCCGGCACGTCCGTCAAGAAGAGCGTGGAGAAGGGAACCAAAGACGTGATCTGTGACCTGGCCGGGCAGGTGCGCTATGAGGACGTGATCCAACCTCGGGAAGTCACCGACCGCCAGGGCAACATCACCCTCAAGGCTCAGCGCCTGGGCCGGATGTGGGTGCTGGCCGGCGATGTGTACAACCTTCCTCCCAATGCCCAGCCCGTGGTGGCCGGCAACAAGCCCGTGACCACCGGCGATGTGCTCGCCGAGAGCCGGCTCGTCAGTGAGCACGGTGGCGCTGTTCGCCTGCGGGAATCGGCGGGCGATTCGCGTGAAGTGCAGATCGTCACCGCCAGCCTCACCCTCAAGGATTGCAAGCTGGTGCATGAATCCACCCATTCGGGGGAAACCTGGCACCTGGAAGGCAAGGACAATTCCCGCTACGTGGTGCGCACCCACCCTGGCAGCAAGATCGGCACCGGCGAAGTGATTGCCGAGCTGGCCGATGACCGCTTCCGCACCCAGACGGGCGGCATGGTGAAGTACGCCCCCGGCCTCTCGATCAAAAAGGCCCGGTCGGCCAAGAACGGCTACGAGGTGTCCAAAGGCGGCACCCTGCTGTGGATTCCCACCGAAACCCATGAGATCAACAAGGACATCTCCCTGTTGATGATTGAGGACGGCCAGTGGATTGAAGCCGGCACTGAAGTCGTCAAGGACATCTTCAGCCAGATCGCTGGTATCGTCACCGTCACCCAGAAGAACGACATCCTTCGCGAGATCATCGTTCGCTCCGGCACTCTCCACCTCGTCTCGGACAGCAAGGTGCTGGGCCGCTATGCCGATGAAGGCAAGCTGCACAATCCTGGGGAGGAAATCGCTCCGGGCCTTGTCACCGAGGCGATGGTGTATGTCGAGGCAGTGGATACTCCCGAAGGAGGGGCGCTGCTGCTGCGTCCAGTTGAGGAATACACCATTCCCGATCAGGCCCACCTGCCTGAACTGGGCACGATCAAGCAGAACGGCGGACCGTCGCTCGGTCTCAAAGCCACCCAGCGTCTCACCTACAAAGACGGTGAGGTGATCAAGTCGGTGGAGGGCGTGGAACTGCTGCGCACCCAGCTGATTCTTGAAACCTTCGACACCACCCCCCAGATGACGGTGGATGTGGAAGTGGTGCCCGACAAACGTGCCAAGACGATCGAACGCCTGCAGCTGGTGATTCTCGAAACCCTGCTCGTGCGCCGCGACACTCTCTCCGACGCCAGCCACGGCTCCACCCACACCAAGCTCCAGGTGGAGGACGGCATGGCCGTCAAGAGCGGCGACGTGGTCGCCACCACCCAGATCCTCTGCAAGGAGAACGGCCTGGTTCAGCTGCCTGACCCGGTGGATGGGGAGCCCGTCCGCCGTCTGATCGTCGAGCGTGCTCACGACACCAAAGACGTCGACTGCGGCTCGGCCGCCATCGCTGTCACGGTCGGTCAGCGCCTCGTCGATGGTGAGCTCCTCGCCGAAGGCATCCGCGCCGACTGCTGCGGCCAGGTGGAGGCGATCAGCGGCAGCACGATCACGATCCGTCTCGGCCGCCCCTACATGGTGTCCCCCGATTCGGTCCTGCACGTCCGCGACGGTGAACTGGTGCAGCGCGGTGATGCTCTGGCGCTGCTGGTGTTTGAGCGCCAGAAAACGGGTGACATCGTTCAGGGTCTGCCCCGCATCGAAGAACTGCTCGAAGCCCGCCGTCCACGTGAATCAGCGGTGCTCTCGCGCAGGTCGGGCACGGTGCAGATCAAGCAGGGCGAAGACGACGACACTGTGACGGTGACGGTGATCGAATCCGACGACGCCCAGACCGACTACCAGCTCTCCCATGGCCGCAATGCCATGGTCAACGACGCGCAGCAGGTGAGTGCCGGTGAGATGCTCACCGACGGCCCGATCAACCCACACGAACTGCTCGAGTGCTACTTCGAGGATCTGCGTTCCCGCAAGCCTTCGATGGAAGCGGCTCAGGAAGCCATCTCCAAGCTTCAGTTCCGCATGGTGCAGGAAGTGCAGAACGTGTACAAATCCCAGGGCGTCACCATCGACGACAAGCACATCGAAGTCATCGTCCGTCAGATGACCAGCAAGGTGCGCATCGAAGATGCTGGTGACACCACCCTGCTGCCGGGCGAACTGATCGAACTGCGCCAGGTGGAGCAGGTGAACCAGGCGATGGCGATCACCGGTGGCGCTCCCGCGGAGTTCACACCAGTGCTGCTGGGTATCACCAAGGCGTCGCTCAACACCGACAGCTTCATCTCTGCCGCCAGCTTCCAGGAAACCACCAGGGTGCTGACCGAAGCAGCGATCGAAGGCAAGAGCGACTGGCTGCGCGGGCTCAAGGAGAACGTCATCATTGGTCGGCTCATCCCCGCCGGTACTGGTTTCGGTGGTTTCGAGGAAGAGCTGCGCAGCGAAGCCGGCCCCCATCCCGACATCCTTGATGAGGAGTCCGGCGGTTACCGCCGCGTGGCCAACCTGCGTCCCGATTACACCGTGGAGATGCCGGCAGCCACGGCTGTCGCCGCCCCCGCGGTGCTCGATGACCCCTCCGAGGACGAGCTCGATGCGGTGCGCAGCAAGCGGGGCATCGAAGCCACGGCCAGCACCTTTGCCGCCTTCGCCCGGCCCAGTGTCGAGGAAGGTCTGGAAGAGGAGCTGATTCCTGATCCGGCCGCCGTGGAAGGATTGCTGGAAGAAGGTCTCCTGAGCGACGACTGA
- a CDS encoding HEAT repeat domain-containing protein, giving the protein MEDEASSESVPPFSRSPAELAFDPELLAGELAQELALDPLDAIDTLEPGQGDIAAECDLGLELLAGSHDQCMQGLRIFCEHRDPRAVPRLLPLLASTCPILRMSAVYALGRNPDPRAVEPLLALLQDDANGYVRKAVAWSLGNYPEAPVLNPLIRALQLDIAAVRLWAAGSLADAGSTGAAKADQAAAQLLLSLRIDSEPVVRSNSAWSLGRLYDHLVPPRQSELVGVLVDVLLNDNDATVRDEARVALEQLEDPSVLERLQTLVDEGLLN; this is encoded by the coding sequence ATGGAAGACGAAGCCAGCAGCGAATCCGTGCCGCCGTTCTCAAGGAGCCCGGCGGAACTGGCGTTCGATCCGGAGCTGCTGGCCGGTGAGCTGGCTCAGGAACTGGCTCTCGATCCGCTTGATGCCATCGACACGCTCGAACCTGGCCAGGGCGACATCGCCGCTGAGTGCGATCTGGGCCTGGAGCTGCTGGCCGGCAGCCACGACCAGTGCATGCAGGGGCTGCGCATCTTCTGCGAACACCGCGATCCCCGCGCCGTGCCACGGCTGCTGCCGTTGCTGGCTTCCACCTGCCCGATCCTGCGGATGAGCGCGGTGTACGCCCTCGGGCGCAACCCCGATCCGCGGGCGGTGGAGCCCTTGCTGGCCCTCCTTCAGGACGATGCCAACGGCTACGTGCGCAAGGCGGTGGCCTGGAGCCTGGGCAATTACCCGGAAGCGCCGGTGCTCAACCCCTTGATCCGGGCGCTTCAGCTCGACATCGCCGCCGTGCGTCTGTGGGCAGCCGGGTCGCTGGCGGATGCCGGCAGCACGGGAGCGGCCAAGGCGGATCAGGCGGCTGCCCAGCTGCTGCTGAGCCTGCGGATCGACAGCGAGCCGGTGGTGCGCAGCAACAGCGCCTGGTCACTCGGCCGCCTGTACGACCATCTCGTCCCCCCGCGCCAGTCGGAGCTGGTGGGTGTGCTTGTGGACGTGTTGCTGAACGACAACGACGCCACCGTGCGCGACGAGGCCCGCGTGGCCCTGGAGCAACTGGAGGATCCCTCCGTGCTGGAACGGTTGCAGACACTGGTCGATGAGGGCCTGCTGAACTGA
- a CDS encoding DUF2997 domain-containing protein — translation MAQHTIRFRIRPDGTVEELVQGFRGEGCQQLTERIESSLGSVQQRSSTAEAFQSQIQTSSAALPVEQRSA, via the coding sequence ATGGCTCAGCACACCATCCGATTTCGCATCCGGCCCGACGGCACCGTCGAGGAGCTGGTCCAGGGATTTCGTGGTGAGGGCTGCCAGCAGCTGACCGAGCGGATCGAATCCAGCCTCGGCAGCGTTCAGCAACGCAGCAGCACGGCGGAAGCCTTCCAGAGCCAGATCCAGACCTCCTCGGCGGCTTTGCCGGTCGAGCAGCGTTCCGCCTGA
- a CDS encoding DNA-directed RNA polymerase subunit gamma: protein MTNSNLRTENHFDYVKITLASPERIMQWGQRTLPNGQVVGEVTKPETINYRTLKPEMDGLFCEKIFGPSKDWECHCGKYKRVRHRGIVCERCGVEVTESRVRRHRMGFIKLAAPVSHVWYLKGIPSYVAILLDMPLRDVEQIVYFNCYVVLEKGDHKDLTYKQLLTEDEWLEIEDQIYAEDSEIENEPIVGIGAEALKQLLVDLNLTEIAEQLREDIAGSKGQKRAKLIKRLRVIDNFIATNARPEWMVLDAIPVIPPDLRPMVQLDGGRFATSDLNDLYRRVINRNNRLARLQEILAPEIIVRNEKRMLQEAVDALIDNGRRGRTVVGANNRPLKSLSDIIEGKQGRFRQNLLGKRVDYSGRSVIVVGPKLKMHQCGLPKEMAIELFQPFVIHRLIRQNIVNNIKAAKKLIQRADDEVMQVLQEVIEGHPILLNRAPTLHRLGIQAFEPKLVDGRAIQLHPLVCPAFNADFDGDQMAVHVPLAIEAQTEARMLMLASNNILSPATGEPIITPSQDMVLGIYYLTALDRNEAKPAFGDRSRTFAGLADVLNAFDEKHLALHNWVWVRFSGEIDDEDESDVPLKQETLSDGTRIEQWKYRRDRFDEDGALISRYLLTTVGRVVMNVTIIDAVAAV from the coding sequence ATGACCAACAGCAACCTCCGCACCGAAAACCACTTCGACTACGTCAAGATCACGCTCGCTTCCCCCGAGCGGATCATGCAGTGGGGGCAACGCACCCTGCCGAACGGTCAGGTGGTCGGTGAAGTCACCAAGCCTGAGACGATCAACTACCGCACGCTCAAGCCCGAGATGGACGGGCTGTTCTGCGAAAAGATCTTCGGCCCTTCAAAGGATTGGGAGTGCCATTGCGGCAAGTACAAGCGGGTGCGCCACCGTGGCATCGTCTGTGAGCGCTGCGGGGTGGAGGTCACCGAGAGCCGGGTGCGTCGTCACCGCATGGGCTTCATCAAGCTGGCGGCTCCGGTGTCGCACGTTTGGTATCTGAAGGGGATCCCCAGCTACGTGGCGATCCTGCTGGACATGCCCCTGCGGGATGTGGAGCAGATCGTTTATTTCAACTGCTACGTGGTGCTCGAAAAGGGCGACCACAAGGACCTCACCTACAAGCAACTGCTCACGGAAGATGAGTGGCTGGAGATCGAGGATCAGATCTACGCCGAGGACTCGGAGATCGAGAACGAGCCCATTGTGGGCATCGGTGCGGAAGCTCTCAAGCAGCTGCTTGTCGATCTCAACCTCACCGAGATCGCTGAACAGCTCCGCGAAGACATCGCCGGCAGCAAGGGTCAGAAGCGGGCAAAGCTGATCAAGCGCCTGCGGGTGATCGACAACTTCATCGCCACCAATGCCCGGCCGGAGTGGATGGTGCTTGATGCCATCCCCGTGATTCCGCCGGATCTGCGCCCGATGGTGCAGCTCGACGGTGGCCGTTTCGCCACCTCCGACCTCAACGATCTCTACCGCCGGGTCATCAACCGCAACAACCGCCTGGCGCGGCTGCAGGAGATCCTGGCTCCCGAGATCATCGTCCGCAACGAAAAGCGGATGCTGCAGGAGGCTGTCGATGCCCTGATCGATAACGGCCGCAGGGGCCGCACCGTGGTGGGCGCCAACAACAGGCCGCTCAAGTCCCTCAGCGACATCATTGAGGGCAAACAGGGGCGCTTCCGCCAGAACCTGCTGGGCAAACGGGTCGACTATTCCGGCCGGTCCGTGATCGTGGTGGGCCCCAAGCTGAAGATGCATCAGTGCGGTCTGCCCAAGGAGATGGCGATCGAGCTGTTCCAGCCGTTCGTGATCCACCGGCTAATCCGTCAGAACATCGTCAACAACATCAAGGCGGCCAAGAAGCTGATTCAGCGCGCCGACGACGAAGTGATGCAGGTGCTTCAGGAGGTGATTGAAGGTCACCCGATCCTGCTGAACCGGGCCCCCACGCTGCACCGTCTCGGCATTCAGGCGTTCGAGCCCAAGCTGGTGGATGGTCGCGCCATCCAGCTGCACCCGCTGGTGTGCCCTGCGTTCAACGCCGACTTCGACGGTGACCAGATGGCCGTGCACGTGCCACTGGCGATCGAAGCTCAGACGGAAGCTCGCATGTTGATGCTGGCCAGCAACAACATCCTCTCGCCGGCCACCGGCGAGCCGATCATCACCCCCTCCCAGGACATGGTGCTGGGCATCTACTACCTCACGGCTCTCGATCGCAATGAGGCGAAGCCGGCCTTCGGTGACAGGAGCCGTACCTTCGCTGGCCTGGCCGATGTGCTCAATGCCTTCGATGAGAAGCACCTCGCCCTGCACAACTGGGTGTGGGTTCGCTTCTCCGGTGAGATCGACGACGAGGACGAAAGCGATGTTCCCCTCAAGCAGGAAACGCTCAGCGATGGCACCCGCATCGAGCAATGGAAATACCGCCGCGACCGCTTCGATGAAGACGGTGCTCTCATCAGCCGCTACCTGCTCACCACTGTCGGCCGCGTCGTGATGAACGTCACCATCATCGATGCGGTGGCCGCCGTCTGA
- a CDS encoding ferredoxin: MAFTAAATARPVPTGREPLLGGRLRQRAVWVDEAVCIGCRYCAHVAGNTFLVEPVWGRSRAIRQDGDSTETIQEAIDTCPVDCIHWVAYEEIPALEEQLRQQELHPLGLPCAARVKRTLPRP; the protein is encoded by the coding sequence CTGGCTTTCACGGCCGCGGCCACGGCACGCCCTGTGCCCACCGGGCGTGAACCGCTGCTGGGCGGGCGTCTGCGTCAGCGGGCCGTCTGGGTCGACGAGGCCGTTTGCATCGGCTGCCGTTACTGCGCCCACGTGGCCGGTAACACCTTTCTGGTGGAGCCCGTGTGGGGACGCTCACGTGCGATCCGTCAGGACGGTGATAGCACCGAGACGATTCAAGAAGCGATCGATACCTGCCCCGTCGACTGCATTCACTGGGTGGCCTACGAGGAGATCCCGGCGCTGGAGGAGCAACTGCGCCAGCAGGAGCTTCACCCTCTGGGCCTGCCCTGCGCGGCACGGGTCAAGCGCACCCTGCCCCGGCCCTGA
- the rlmN gene encoding 23S rRNA (adenine(2503)-C(2))-methyltransferase RlmN translates to MALTAPPTVPLLGLKLEALEAWAVAQGQPAFRGRQLHEWIYAKGARRFADVTVLPKLWRERLGGNPDVEQADPIGRSRELIRSVASDGTTKLLLATADGLSLETVGIPSRDRLTVCVSSQVGCPMACRFCATGKAGLDRSLAVHEIVDQVLTVREVMGERPSHVVFMGMGEPLLNIEAVLGAIDCLCTDLGMAQRQITLSTVGVAQTLPQLAERALERLGRAQFTLAVSLHAPDQSLREQLIPTARAYPLERLLDDCRRYVALTGRRVSFEYILLGGLNDHPRQAVALAQLLRGFQSHVNLIPYNPIEEEEFQRPSLERVEAFRRALQDRHVAVSVRASRGLDQDAACGQLRRRLAPTG, encoded by the coding sequence GTGGCCCTGACGGCTCCTCCCACAGTTCCCTTGCTGGGCCTCAAGCTTGAGGCCCTGGAAGCCTGGGCGGTGGCCCAGGGCCAGCCCGCCTTCCGCGGCCGCCAACTTCACGAGTGGATCTACGCGAAGGGCGCCCGGCGCTTTGCCGATGTCACCGTGCTGCCGAAGCTCTGGCGTGAGCGGCTCGGCGGCAATCCCGACGTCGAGCAGGCCGATCCGATCGGCCGTTCGCGCGAATTGATTCGCAGCGTGGCCAGCGACGGCACCACCAAACTGTTGTTGGCCACCGCCGATGGGCTGAGCCTCGAAACCGTCGGCATCCCCAGCCGGGACCGGCTCACGGTCTGCGTTTCCAGCCAGGTGGGCTGCCCGATGGCCTGCCGCTTCTGCGCCACCGGCAAGGCCGGCCTTGATCGCTCCCTGGCGGTGCATGAAATCGTTGATCAGGTGCTCACGGTGCGCGAGGTGATGGGGGAGCGCCCCAGCCATGTGGTGTTCATGGGCATGGGTGAGCCGCTGCTCAACATCGAGGCCGTGCTCGGCGCGATCGACTGCCTGTGCACTGATCTCGGCATGGCCCAGCGCCAGATCACCCTGAGCACCGTTGGGGTCGCCCAGACCTTGCCGCAGCTGGCCGAGCGGGCCCTCGAACGGCTCGGCCGCGCCCAGTTCACCCTGGCGGTAAGCCTGCATGCGCCTGATCAGTCGCTGCGGGAGCAGCTGATTCCCACGGCCCGCGCCTACCCACTCGAACGGCTGTTGGACGATTGCCGCCGCTACGTGGCTCTGACCGGTCGGCGTGTGAGCTTCGAGTACATCCTCCTGGGCGGGCTCAACGACCACCCGCGCCAGGCGGTGGCCCTGGCCCAGCTGCTGCGCGGTTTCCAGAGCCACGTGAATCTGATCCCTTACAACCCGATTGAGGAAGAGGAGTTCCAACGCCCCAGCCTGGAGCGGGTCGAGGCCTTCCGGCGTGCCCTCCAGGACCGCCATGTGGCCGTGAGCGTCAGGGCCAGTCGGGGGTTGGATCAGGACGCCGCCTGCGGCCAACTGCGGCGACGGTTGGCACCGACCGGCTGA
- a CDS encoding MFS transporter, with product MPPVSSPAPTVPSWRRLVAVAAAGVASGAPYMVGSRLLQGWLSASQVPLGLIGLIPLAELPYTLKLFWAPLLDRWPIPWPDRRRGWLVLLQLVLVVVTAAMALLRPSTDATSLAAIGVMALVLAICSATQDIAVDAYRTDLLSELERGPGAAAASLGYRAAMLAVGAGGFLLAGRFGWPAAFLGSAVLIAAMLPFTLTAPRLPAIDHPVTSLRQAVLGPAREFLRRSGPNRSWQLLLLVLLYRWPDGLLSAMAIPFLTSQGFSPADIGLVQGGWAVAATMAGTVLGGVLFSRLGMNRSLWLFAVAGALGNLSYWALAQFGGGLAGLITVVSLENLSGGMVGAVFVALLMSLCNPRFSATQYALFSGVYAMSRSVLAAPAGLVAERAGWGPFFLFTVTAALPAFLLMLQLTPWSEAEARGAFDPSRDAT from the coding sequence TTGCCGCCTGTTTCCAGCCCTGCCCCAACCGTTCCGTCCTGGCGCCGGCTTGTGGCCGTGGCGGCCGCCGGTGTGGCCAGCGGTGCTCCCTACATGGTGGGCAGCCGCCTGCTGCAGGGCTGGCTGAGCGCCAGCCAGGTTCCGCTGGGGTTGATCGGCCTGATTCCCCTGGCCGAATTGCCCTACACCTTGAAGCTGTTCTGGGCGCCGCTGCTGGATCGCTGGCCGATCCCCTGGCCCGACCGGCGCCGGGGCTGGTTGGTGCTGCTGCAGCTGGTGCTGGTGGTGGTCACCGCCGCGATGGCGCTGCTGCGGCCGAGCACCGACGCCACCAGCCTCGCCGCCATCGGCGTGATGGCGCTGGTGCTGGCGATCTGCAGCGCCACCCAGGACATCGCCGTGGATGCTTACCGGACCGACCTGCTGTCGGAACTGGAGCGGGGGCCCGGTGCGGCCGCCGCCTCGCTGGGCTACCGGGCGGCGATGCTGGCAGTGGGGGCAGGGGGATTCCTGCTGGCCGGGCGCTTCGGCTGGCCGGCGGCCTTTCTCGGCTCGGCGGTGCTGATCGCCGCCATGCTGCCGTTCACCCTGACGGCACCGCGGCTGCCCGCCATCGACCATCCGGTCACCAGCCTGCGCCAGGCGGTGCTGGGCCCAGCCCGGGAATTCCTGCGGCGCAGCGGCCCGAACCGCTCCTGGCAACTGCTGCTGCTGGTGCTGCTCTACCGCTGGCCGGATGGCCTGCTGAGCGCCATGGCCATCCCGTTCCTGACCAGCCAGGGCTTCAGCCCCGCCGACATCGGCCTGGTGCAAGGCGGCTGGGCGGTGGCCGCCACGATGGCGGGCACGGTGCTGGGGGGCGTGCTGTTCAGCCGGCTGGGCATGAACCGCTCCCTGTGGCTGTTTGCCGTCGCCGGGGCGCTCGGCAATCTCAGCTACTGGGCACTCGCCCAGTTCGGAGGCGGGCTGGCAGGGCTGATCACGGTGGTGAGCCTGGAGAATCTCTCCGGCGGGATGGTGGGCGCGGTGTTCGTGGCCCTGCTGATGAGCCTCTGCAACCCGCGCTTCTCCGCCACCCAGTACGCCCTGTTCTCCGGCGTCTACGCCATGAGCCGCTCGGTGCTGGCGGCACCCGCCGGGCTCGTGGCCGAGCGGGCGGGATGGGGACCGTTCTTCCTGTTCACCGTGACGGCAGCGCTGCCGGCCTTCCTGCTGATGCTTCAGCTCACGCCATGGAGCGAAGCGGAAGCCCGCGGGGCGTTCGATCCCTCCCGCGATGCCACCTGA
- a CDS encoding DUF1257 domain-containing protein, giving the protein MSHFSTVKTELRDREALLGALRDLGHEPDPSERPVRGYRGQTVLADLCVAQSGGGDIGFRWNATSNSYELVTDLDLWKQPVPVERFLAQVTQRYALRSILAASAAEGFQVTEQTQAVDGSIELVVSRWDA; this is encoded by the coding sequence ATGTCGCACTTCAGCACCGTCAAGACCGAGCTCCGCGACCGTGAGGCCCTTCTCGGCGCCCTGCGTGATCTCGGCCATGAGCCTGATCCGAGCGAGCGCCCGGTGCGCGGCTATCGCGGCCAGACCGTGCTCGCCGACCTTTGCGTGGCGCAAAGCGGTGGCGGCGATATCGGCTTCCGCTGGAATGCCACCAGCAACAGCTACGAGCTGGTGACCGACCTCGATCTGTGGAAGCAGCCCGTGCCTGTGGAGCGCTTCCTGGCCCAGGTCACCCAGCGCTACGCACTCCGTTCCATTCTTGCCGCTTCGGCAGCGGAAGGGTTCCAGGTCACGGAGCAGACCCAGGCCGTCGACGGCAGCATCGAGTTGGTCGTGTCCCGCTGGGACGCCTGA